The region CGCGCTGTTATGATGCTGAAATGGCAGACATCCTTGTTGATATTACCATCCTCAATGAGCGTGGGGAGCGAGAAGTCATCCCCTTCAAACCAGAGCAGTGGGAGTATAAGGTATCACCGCTGCAACACCGCCTAGCGCTAGTGATAGAGGCGACGTTATCCCTCAAAGCCAGCACACAAAGTATCGAGGCATTGCGACAACACGCCCAATCTTTTAAGGACGACCGTACGCAAAAAGGACACTTTGCCTATCCCTGCGGTGGCTCAACGTTTAAAAACAATCGTGCCTTTGGTAAACCCTCGGGGCAGATCATCGATGGATGTAGTCTCAAAGGCTATGCCATTGGTGGCGCGTCGGTCTCACAATTCCATGCGAATATCGTCATTAACCAAAATAATGCCAAAGCTAGCGAAATTTATCAACTAGTGGCGCACATTAAAGACGAAGTTTTGCGTCAAACTGGCCACATGCTCGAGCCAGAAGTCCTCTTTGTGGGGCGAAATTTTCCATTATTGTAACATTTTGTCTCACTTTTTTTCTAAAAGGATTGGGGTGTGTCATTTTGACTCACTCCAAGCTCTAAGACTGTCGACAAAAGGGTAAAATTATTGGCACGATTTTTGCATAGATATAGCCGGAGGGTTAAACCTATGGAAAAAGCTAAAAAAAATCACTACTTCAACGATGAAGACGAAAATGCCTTGTCTCTCTATCTTAGAGAAATCAACACGATTGAGTTGCTATCTCGTGAAGAGGAAGATTCCCTCGCGAGAAGAGCGCGCGCCGGCGATGAAGATGCGAAAAATCGCCTGCTTCAAGCCAACTTGCGCTTTGTCGTAAATGTTGCGAAAAAATTCCAAAACCAAGGCTTGCCTCTTGCCGATCTTATCAGTGAGGGTAATATCGGCATGATTCACGCCATCGAGCGCTTCAACCCAGACCAAGGTTTTCACTTTATCTCTTACGCCGTCTGGTGGATTCGTCAGGCCATCATGAAAGCCTTAGGGGAGAAGTCTCGCTCCATTCGTCTACCCCAAAATCGCGCCAATGAGTTGGTTCAAATCGAAAAAGCGCGCAAAATTTTCCTAGCTACCAACAACAAAGAACCCACCGCCGAAAATATCGCCGATCTTGTTGGGCTAGAGCCTGCACTCATCCAATCTCTCCTCAACACTTCTCGTGGCGTAGCCAGTTTAGACTCACCGGCCAGTAGCGAAACGGAAAGCAACTCTACCCTCGGCGAATTCATCACTGATAGTCGCTACACCAGCCCAGAAAGCGAATTAGAACAAAGTGAGTTGCACCAACAGATTAACAAACTCCTTGCCACCCTTCCAGCCAAGGAAGCGAAGGTTTTGGAGATGCGTTTCGGCTTAAATAATCATCGCGCGCAGAGCCTTAAAGAGGTTGGTGAATACTTCAACTTAACCAAAGAGCGCATTCGCCAAATCGAGAAAAAAGCACTCCAGCGCCTTGCCAAGCCCGCCAACAAAGCTGACCTAGCTATCTTTGTTGCATAAACAAACAATAGAAACCTTCAATCTAAAGAGAGGAATCCTCAACTTGCCCAGCGGATTCCTCTCTTCTTTTTTTGCTATTTTAAATCTTTTAGACGCACCGGTCGAGGCTCTTTTTCCACCTTAAGCTCACGCTCAAGCTCCTTTAAGAGATCCTTCGCCTTACCAGAGATCTTCTCAGGAATCGACACCTGAAGCTTCACATAAAGATCGCCCTTTTTACTACTATTGAGCATCGGCAAGCCCTGATCGCGGATACGTAAATCATCTCCATGTTGACTACCCGCCTTAATCTTGAGCTTAACACGAGAACCCGTAATTGTATGGATAATAATCTCATCACCCAGCATCAACTGCACAGGAGAAATCGGAATAACACACCACAAATCAGCCCCATCGCGCTCAAAATGCTCATGGGGGCGCACCCGAATATAGACATACAAATCGCCACGCTGGCTACTACCACTTACCGCATCGCCACGTCCGGACACGCGCAAGCGTTGCCCATCTTCAATCCCCGAAGGAATGGTAAGCGCAATCTCCTCACGGTTAGCCTTAACTCCCTTGCCACTACACTTCGCACAAGGTTGTTCAATAATCTGACCACTACCGTTACAGGTAGCACAGGTGCTAGGAATACTGAAAAACCCCGCCGAACGCACCACCTGCCCCGTACCATGACAGGTATGACAGGTCTTTTTCGATGATCCAGCCTTAGCACCCGAACCAGAACATGCGTCGCAAAAAATCTGATTATTGATAACGATATTTTGCTTACTGCCACTCACCACATCAGCGAGATTTATCGTTAAGTCATAGCGTAAATCTCTACCCTGCGCCGGATTACCACGACGAGAAGAAGATCCTCCACCAAAAAATGAACTAAAAATATCACCAAAGTCGCCACGAAAGGCATTAGGGTCAAACCCACCGCCTGCATTATTGACCGCATCAAAACCGTAACGATCATAAGCTTCACGCTTTTGGCTATCAGAGAGAACCTCATAAGCCTCGGTTGCTTCTTTGAATTTAGCTTCTGCCTCAGCATTATCGGGATTACGATCGGGGTGATACTTTATCGCCAATTTACGATAGGCTTTCTTAATCTCTTCGGCGCTTGCACTCTTAGGCGTCTCTAATACTTCATAATAGTCACGTTTTGCCATAAATGTCTCTTGTTTCTCACTTCCTTCTCAAATTTGTTCTATTATTCCTAAGTATATACAATTTTTACTCTATCGTCAGCTATTTTTATATGTAAAATTCGATGAAAAAATAATATAAACTAATTTTGTCCCGCTTTATCCACAGCATCTTTCGGTGGGTTGCCGACAAAAAGCTTACGTAAATCCGCCGATACAATCGATTTAGTCAAGATAGTCGGGTCGGCCTCGACGGCTTTCATGTAAGTAAAAAAGTCGCTAGCAGAGAGCGGTTTGCTAAAGAAGTAGCCCTGAAAGATCTTGCCCCCCTTGCTCACTAAATACTCCAATTGCTCTTCGGTCTCCACATGCTCAATCACCATCTCGACAGCTAAGTCGTTACACATCAGCATCACACCATTGAAAATCGCAGCCACACGAGGATCGCGATGCGCTTCATCGCTAATCGCCTTATCCACTTTCAGCGTACTGATATCAAAATTTTTCAGGTAAATCGCCGATCCATGCCCTACGCCAAAGTCATCGATAGCTAACGTTACCCCATGCTCCACCAGACGAGAGAGTTGCTGTTGCACCAGATCGTTCATCGACAGCTCCATCGTTTCGACAATCTCCACCTCAATCTGCTCTGGCTTAAGCCCAAAAAATTTGATAGTATTAAGAATAAAGTCTGACAAATGCGGGTGATTAATCTCTCGTGCTGACAAATTGACCCCAATATGCACATCATTAAGCCCTTGTTGTTGCCAACTTGCTACCTGACTCATACTCTCGGTAATTACCCAATGCGAGAGCTCATTAAGCAGATCATTCTCTTCGGCAATCGAAATGATAACTGGTGGCGGAATGAATCCATAAATGGGGTGTTCCCAGCGAATGAGTGCCTCACCGCCATGCACTTTTTGTTCTAAAAAATTCACCTTAGGCTGATACACCAAATAAAGTTGCCCTGTACGCAAAGCTACCCGT is a window of Entomospira culicis DNA encoding:
- the murB gene encoding UDP-N-acetylmuramate dehydrogenase gives rise to the protein MSLRTHRQAIIEQARITSQEYTLQAPLKERTWFKVGGKADLLIHTQEHTKIARVMALAHQYAVPLFFLGDGSNLVISDEGIEGIVIDTQALSAHQTPTRLTNDRIKAPAGILMEQLVLWSVEQQLEGLTPFYGLPGTLGGALFMNARCYDAEMADILVDITILNERGEREVIPFKPEQWEYKVSPLQHRLALVIEATLSLKASTQSIEALRQHAQSFKDDRTQKGHFAYPCGGSTFKNNRAFGKPSGQIIDGCSLKGYAIGGASVSQFHANIVINQNNAKASEIYQLVAHIKDEVLRQTGHMLEPEVLFVGRNFPLL
- the dnaJ gene encoding molecular chaperone DnaJ, with product MAKRDYYEVLETPKSASAEEIKKAYRKLAIKYHPDRNPDNAEAEAKFKEATEAYEVLSDSQKREAYDRYGFDAVNNAGGGFDPNAFRGDFGDIFSSFFGGGSSSRRGNPAQGRDLRYDLTINLADVVSGSKQNIVINNQIFCDACSGSGAKAGSSKKTCHTCHGTGQVVRSAGFFSIPSTCATCNGSGQIIEQPCAKCSGKGVKANREEIALTIPSGIEDGQRLRVSGRGDAVSGSSQRGDLYVYIRVRPHEHFERDGADLWCVIPISPVQLMLGDEIIIHTITGSRVKLKIKAGSQHGDDLRIRDQGLPMLNSSKKGDLYVKLQVSIPEKISGKAKDLLKELERELKVEKEPRPVRLKDLK
- a CDS encoding sigma-70 family RNA polymerase sigma factor yields the protein MEKAKKNHYFNDEDENALSLYLREINTIELLSREEEDSLARRARAGDEDAKNRLLQANLRFVVNVAKKFQNQGLPLADLISEGNIGMIHAIERFNPDQGFHFISYAVWWIRQAIMKALGEKSRSIRLPQNRANELVQIEKARKIFLATNNKEPTAENIADLVGLEPALIQSLLNTSRGVASLDSPASSETESNSTLGEFITDSRYTSPESELEQSELHQQINKLLATLPAKEAKVLEMRFGLNNHRAQSLKEVGEYFNLTKERIRQIEKKALQRLAKPANKADLAIFVA